One Deinococcus yavapaiensis KR-236 DNA segment encodes these proteins:
- the aspS gene encoding aspartate--tRNA(Asn) ligase, with the protein MTGSAIASRVLIKELPSHEGQQVKLRGFVYTRRDLGGVQFLLLRDRSGVAQVVLSKTHLPMPESSVEVIGKVVRQAKAPGGFEVQASNLHVLSEATEPPPVEMNKVEWHANPETLLDYRYVTVRGLKDRAALKVQATLVDAFRDYLSREGFTEIFTPKIVSAGAEGGANLFELDYFGERAYLAQSPQLYKQIMVGVFERVFETAPVYRAEEHATSRHLNEYLSLDVELGFIDSEEDVMDVEEALLRNVVERLEAQCQEEFDLFGASLPILGERFPRIPLMEARRIVTEKYGHQVGGKDLDPEAERLFSQYVLEEYGSDFVFVTKYPRTARPFYAFFEEDGFTRSFDLLFRGIEITSGGQRIHDLAMLKRSLSERGMSEAGFEGYLEVFKHGMPPHGGFAIGAERLTAKLLGIANVRFARAFPRDRHRLTP; encoded by the coding sequence ATGACGGGATCGGCGATCGCCAGCAGGGTGCTCATCAAGGAACTTCCAAGTCACGAAGGACAGCAGGTGAAGTTGCGCGGCTTCGTGTACACGCGCCGCGACCTCGGCGGCGTTCAGTTCCTGCTGCTGCGTGACCGCAGCGGCGTCGCGCAAGTCGTTCTTTCCAAGACGCACCTTCCCATGCCCGAGAGCAGCGTCGAGGTGATCGGCAAGGTCGTGCGGCAAGCCAAGGCGCCCGGCGGCTTCGAAGTGCAGGCGTCGAACTTGCACGTGCTGTCGGAAGCGACCGAGCCGCCGCCCGTCGAGATGAACAAGGTGGAGTGGCACGCCAATCCCGAGACCTTGCTCGACTACCGGTACGTGACGGTGCGAGGCCTCAAGGACCGCGCGGCCCTCAAGGTGCAAGCGACGCTCGTCGACGCCTTCCGCGATTACCTTTCGCGCGAAGGCTTCACGGAGATCTTCACGCCGAAGATCGTCTCGGCGGGCGCGGAAGGCGGCGCGAACTTGTTCGAGCTCGACTACTTCGGCGAGCGCGCCTACCTCGCGCAAAGTCCGCAACTTTACAAGCAGATCATGGTGGGCGTGTTCGAGCGGGTCTTCGAGACCGCGCCCGTGTACCGTGCCGAGGAGCACGCGACCAGCCGTCACCTCAACGAGTACCTCTCGCTCGACGTCGAACTTGGCTTCATCGACTCCGAGGAGGACGTGATGGACGTCGAGGAGGCGTTGCTGCGCAACGTCGTCGAGCGGCTCGAAGCTCAGTGCCAAGAGGAATTCGACTTGTTCGGCGCGTCCTTGCCGATTCTCGGCGAGCGCTTTCCGCGCATTCCCCTCATGGAAGCGCGGCGCATCGTCACCGAGAAGTACGGCCATCAAGTCGGCGGCAAGGACCTCGATCCCGAGGCGGAGCGGCTGTTTTCGCAGTACGTCCTCGAAGAGTACGGAAGCGACTTCGTGTTCGTCACGAAGTATCCCAGGACCGCCCGTCCCTTTTACGCCTTCTTCGAAGAGGACGGCTTCACCCGCTCGTTCGACTTGCTGTTCCGCGGCATCGAGATCACGTCAGGCGGGCAGCGCATCCACGACCTCGCGATGCTGAAGCGCTCGCTGTCGGAGCGCGGCATGAGCGAGGCGGGCTTCGAAGGCTACCTGGAGGTCTTCAAGCACGGCATGCCGCCGCACGGCGGGTTCGCGATCGGCGCCGAGCGTCTCACCGCGAAGCTTCTCGGCATCGCCAACGTTCGCTTCGCCCGCGCCTTTCCGAGAGACCGTCACCGCCTCACGCCTTGA
- a CDS encoding 3'(2'),5'-bisphosphate nucleotidase CysQ, producing the protein MTHDFAPRRSDLTFAIDTARAAGDLVMNHRRRGFDVERKSDVPDDFVTIADREASELIIERIRRHAPFDGVLSEEMADDETRLAKRRVWIVDPIDGTKEFVHGSPDFAVSIGLTVDGEPRLGVVYAPATGDVYAGLDGVEKNGRTVGFSKRPVEDAVIAVSATEYERELTGTPLRGMRPSGSIALKLAKIAAGEADATFTINPRSEWDVCAGHALVAAAGGSYTFRDGAAIGYNAPDPALRRGTIGGRGDVVAWLARELDRLAVAQQHLFVREGEAAFALLPPELRGHPSVHVRTAGRALESAVALERRGEAYRVAYADGPARGVSFIMRNLRRSLSIPDAPNFSESTTSDATE; encoded by the coding sequence GTGACGCACGACTTCGCGCCCAGGCGCAGCGACTTGACGTTCGCGATCGACACGGCCCGCGCGGCGGGCGACCTCGTCATGAACCACCGACGGCGCGGCTTCGACGTCGAGCGCAAATCCGACGTGCCCGACGACTTCGTGACGATCGCCGACCGTGAAGCGTCCGAGCTCATCATCGAGCGCATTCGGCGTCACGCGCCCTTCGACGGCGTGCTCAGCGAGGAGATGGCCGACGACGAGACGCGCCTCGCGAAGCGGCGGGTGTGGATCGTCGACCCGATCGACGGCACGAAAGAGTTCGTGCACGGCTCGCCCGACTTCGCCGTCAGCATCGGCTTGACGGTGGACGGCGAGCCTCGCCTCGGCGTGGTGTACGCGCCCGCCACGGGCGACGTGTACGCGGGACTCGACGGCGTCGAGAAGAACGGGCGAACCGTGGGCTTCTCGAAACGGCCCGTGGAGGACGCCGTCATCGCCGTGTCCGCCACAGAGTACGAGCGGGAATTGACGGGCACGCCGCTTCGGGGCATGCGGCCGAGCGGATCGATCGCCTTGAAGCTCGCGAAGATCGCGGCGGGCGAGGCGGACGCGACGTTCACGATCAATCCGCGCAGCGAGTGGGACGTGTGCGCCGGACACGCCCTCGTGGCGGCGGCGGGCGGTTCGTACACCTTTCGTGACGGCGCGGCCATCGGCTACAACGCGCCCGACCCGGCGCTTCGGCGCGGAACGATCGGCGGTCGCGGCGACGTCGTCGCGTGGCTCGCGCGCGAGCTCGACCGATTGGCAGTCGCGCAGCAGCATCTGTTCGTGCGAGAAGGCGAGGCGGCGTTCGCGCTCTTGCCGCCCGAACTTCGCGGGCACCCCAGCGTGCACGTCCGAACGGCGGGACGCGCCTTGGAATCCGCCGTGGCGCTCGAACGGCGCGGCGAGGCGTACCGAGTCGCGTACGCCGACGGCCCCGCGCGCGGCGTGTCGTTCATCATGCGCAACTTGCGGCGCTCGCTGAGCATTCCCGACGCGCCGAACTTCAGCGAATCGACCACGTCAGACGCGACGGAGTGA
- a CDS encoding lysophospholipid acyltransferase family protein, which produces MPTKTSFWDDRVQVSRKDAARAHVGMGLVWTWACLLSEPWVERAPRRVVHALLRGGSKALLRHLGVRLDVHGAEHIARGQRYVVVSLHEGLVDVPALLHLPLPLRFVARDELFGWPLLGAALKRTKQIEVRPEDGARAYRTLLRHARDVFAEGESVAIFAQGTILGLESDFQGGAFHLARALDKPILPVALSGSHRVWEHPYTPTVRYGERVSVRVLPPISVEDVRGVPLDELRVRTRRQLKAAALTVGGAAPRRFDPERDGWWDGYKYDIDPDFPDLFGRVRAHREGAPRETPAGPDGPAGHARARTDAHGRPRLRPHDVE; this is translated from the coding sequence GTGCCGACGAAGACGTCCTTTTGGGACGACCGCGTGCAGGTGTCCCGAAAGGACGCCGCGCGCGCCCACGTCGGCATGGGCCTCGTGTGGACGTGGGCGTGCCTGCTGAGCGAGCCGTGGGTGGAGCGCGCTCCGAGGCGCGTGGTACACGCGCTGCTGCGAGGCGGCTCGAAGGCGCTGCTGCGGCACCTCGGCGTGCGCCTCGACGTGCACGGCGCCGAGCACATCGCGCGAGGCCAACGATACGTCGTCGTATCGCTGCACGAAGGGCTCGTGGACGTGCCCGCCCTGTTGCACTTGCCGTTGCCGCTGAGATTCGTCGCGCGCGACGAGCTGTTCGGCTGGCCCCTGCTCGGCGCGGCCTTGAAGCGCACGAAGCAAATCGAAGTGCGCCCCGAGGACGGCGCGCGGGCGTACCGTACGCTGCTGCGCCACGCCCGAGACGTGTTCGCCGAAGGCGAAAGCGTCGCGATCTTCGCGCAAGGCACCATCCTCGGCTTGGAGTCGGACTTTCAAGGCGGCGCGTTCCACCTCGCGCGGGCGCTCGACAAGCCCATCTTGCCCGTCGCCTTGAGCGGCTCTCACCGCGTGTGGGAGCATCCGTACACGCCGACGGTGCGGTACGGCGAGCGCGTCTCCGTGCGCGTCCTGCCGCCGATTTCCGTGGAGGACGTGCGCGGCGTGCCGCTCGACGAGTTGCGCGTGCGCACGCGGCGGCAATTGAAGGCCGCCGCCCTCACTGTCGGCGGGGCCGCGCCGCGCCGCTTCGATCCCGAGCGGGACGGGTGGTGGGACGGCTACAAGTACGACATCGATCCGGATTTTCCCGATTTGTTCGGTCGCGTTCGCGCGCACCGAGAAGGAGCTCCCCGTGAAACACCTGCTGGTCCTGACGGCCCTGCTGGCCACGCCCGCGCTCGCACAGACGCGCACGGTCGACCGCGACTTCGCCCGCATGACGTGGAGTGA
- a CDS encoding ABC transporter substrate-binding protein — MKHLLVLTALLATPALAQTRTVDRDFARMTWSDVLREARGQTVNFYMWGGSDNINRYVDRVVAPELKKLGVTLRRVPLTDTVQAVNRVLGEKQAGRDTNGTVDLVWINGENFKTAKSARLLFTTWAERLPNAKYVDWQNPAVRNDFGEPVSGAESPWGSTQWQYVYDSARVKAADLPKSFRSLAAWAKKHPGRFTFVAPPAFYGNRFLRQALFELAGGAKQFQGPFDEQRWRATSPLLWRYLRDLKPNLWRGGATFPADIAQQYQLLSNGEVDFAFVQNIAGIAAEVESGQLPKSARVYLFDAGTVADFHYVAIPYNSARKAGAMVLANVLLEPELQLRKLSGGVWGDGLAVDPTKVGGRFPERVKAALNVGPYTLDPALLARNSFGDVAAEYDKRVQDGWKSLR; from the coding sequence GTGAAACACCTGCTGGTCCTGACGGCCCTGCTGGCCACGCCCGCGCTCGCACAGACGCGCACGGTCGACCGCGACTTCGCCCGCATGACGTGGAGTGACGTGCTGCGAGAAGCGCGCGGTCAGACCGTCAACTTCTACATGTGGGGCGGCAGCGACAACATCAACCGCTACGTCGACCGAGTCGTCGCGCCCGAACTCAAGAAGCTCGGCGTGACGCTGCGCCGCGTGCCCCTCACGGACACCGTGCAAGCCGTCAACCGCGTTCTCGGAGAAAAGCAGGCGGGCCGCGACACCAACGGTACGGTGGACCTCGTTTGGATCAACGGCGAGAACTTCAAGACCGCCAAGTCCGCTCGGCTGCTGTTCACGACGTGGGCGGAGCGCTTGCCGAACGCGAAGTACGTGGATTGGCAGAATCCGGCGGTGCGCAACGACTTCGGCGAGCCGGTGAGCGGCGCGGAAAGTCCGTGGGGGTCCACGCAGTGGCAGTACGTGTACGACTCGGCCCGAGTGAAAGCGGCCGACTTGCCGAAGTCCTTTCGCTCGCTCGCCGCTTGGGCGAAGAAGCACCCGGGCCGCTTCACGTTCGTCGCGCCGCCCGCCTTCTACGGCAACCGCTTTTTGCGACAAGCCTTGTTCGAACTCGCCGGGGGCGCCAAGCAATTCCAAGGCCCGTTCGACGAGCAGCGGTGGCGCGCGACGTCACCGCTGCTGTGGCGCTACCTGCGAGACCTCAAGCCGAACCTTTGGCGTGGCGGCGCGACCTTTCCCGCCGACATCGCGCAGCAATACCAACTGCTTTCCAACGGCGAGGTGGACTTCGCGTTCGTGCAGAACATCGCGGGCATCGCCGCCGAAGTCGAGAGCGGCCAGCTTCCGAAGTCGGCGCGCGTGTACCTGTTCGACGCGGGCACCGTCGCCGACTTCCACTACGTCGCCATTCCGTACAACTCGGCGAGAAAGGCGGGCGCGATGGTCCTCGCCAACGTGCTGCTGGAGCCCGAGTTGCAACTGCGAAAACTTTCCGGCGGCGTGTGGGGCGACGGGCTCGCCGTCGATCCCACCAAGGTGGGCGGCCGCTTCCCCGAGCGCGTGAAGGCCGCGTTGAACGTCGGGCCGTACACGCTCGATCCCGCCTTGCTCGCCCGGAACTCCTTCGGAGACGTCGCCGCCGAGTACGACAAGCGCGTGCAGGACGGCTGGAAGAGCTTGCGGTGA
- a CDS encoding ABC transporter permease: MTRARHSFERWGALPALLVCGGLFGGGLALAFAQSLGYLPFAGRTRVGVDAYRALLGSSEFWASLRLTLVVALASTLLSGVFGVLLALLVRRRGGRFALGVTLPIPHVVFAVVVLLAFSQSGLLSRATHALGWTNGPADFPVLTNDPLGLGMIVHLVLKESAFVGVTVLGALARLDPAFEDAAATLGATSWQRVSRVTLPLVAPTVAGALVLVFAFACATYEVPYVLGATFPGTLSVLAVRAFGDVDLGARSTAMAISVLIAASLLPLVVVYARATRKRP, from the coding sequence TTGACGCGAGCGAGGCACTCGTTCGAGCGGTGGGGCGCGCTTCCCGCCTTGCTGGTGTGCGGCGGTCTGTTCGGCGGGGGGCTGGCCCTCGCGTTCGCGCAAAGCTTGGGCTACTTGCCGTTCGCGGGCCGAACGCGCGTCGGCGTGGACGCGTACCGCGCGCTGCTCGGCTCGAGCGAGTTTTGGGCGTCGCTTCGGCTCACCTTGGTCGTCGCGCTCGCGTCGACGCTGCTGTCGGGCGTATTCGGCGTGCTGCTGGCGCTTCTCGTGCGTCGGCGCGGCGGGCGCTTCGCGCTCGGCGTGACCTTGCCGATTCCGCACGTCGTGTTCGCGGTCGTCGTGCTGCTCGCCTTCTCGCAAAGCGGGCTGTTGTCGAGGGCCACGCACGCCTTGGGGTGGACGAACGGGCCCGCCGACTTCCCCGTGCTCACGAACGACCCGCTCGGGCTGGGAATGATCGTGCACCTCGTCTTGAAGGAGTCGGCGTTCGTCGGCGTGACCGTGCTGGGCGCGCTCGCGCGGCTCGATCCCGCGTTCGAGGACGCCGCCGCCACCCTCGGCGCGACCTCTTGGCAGCGCGTTTCGCGCGTCACGCTGCCGCTCGTGGCGCCGACCGTCGCGGGCGCGCTCGTGCTGGTGTTCGCGTTCGCGTGCGCGACGTACGAGGTGCCGTACGTGCTGGGCGCGACCTTCCCTGGGACGCTCAGCGTTCTCGCCGTGCGCGCCTTCGGCGACGTGGACCTCGGCGCGCGCTCGACCGCAATGGCGATCTCCGTTCTCATCGCCGCGTCGCTGCTGCCGCTCGTCGTCGTGTACGCGCGGGCCACGAGGAAGCGGCCGTGA
- a CDS encoding ABC transporter permease, producing the protein MKVALGAAGLSPLAALLVWSFARRWYYPDVLPGEWATSAWARLLDPATRVAAAAASSVLVAGGAALLGVLIALPAARVLAKSTFRGRTILLGVLLAPLLLPSFAGVFGVHVVFVRLGLTDTLVGVIAAHLVPVVPYAVVLLTGTWREYDERLEEGARMLGATRWHALVLVTLPALRPGLLVALLFAFLVSWSEYLLTLLIGGASVLTLPVVLLASASGGDTALTAALAVVYTVPPLAAYALTAKNVRSWRA; encoded by the coding sequence GTGAAAGTCGCGCTCGGCGCGGCGGGACTCTCGCCGCTCGCGGCGCTGCTCGTGTGGTCGTTCGCGCGGCGCTGGTACTACCCGGACGTGCTGCCCGGCGAGTGGGCCACCTCGGCTTGGGCGCGACTGCTCGACCCGGCGACGCGCGTGGCGGCGGCGGCGGCGAGCAGCGTGCTCGTCGCGGGCGGAGCGGCCCTGCTCGGCGTGCTGATCGCGCTGCCCGCCGCGCGGGTGCTCGCGAAGTCGACGTTTCGAGGCCGAACGATCCTGCTCGGCGTGCTGCTCGCGCCGCTTCTGCTGCCGAGCTTCGCGGGCGTGTTCGGCGTGCACGTCGTGTTCGTGCGGCTCGGACTCACGGACACGCTCGTCGGCGTGATCGCCGCGCATCTCGTTCCCGTCGTGCCGTACGCGGTCGTGCTGCTCACGGGGACGTGGCGCGAGTACGACGAGCGGCTCGAGGAAGGCGCGCGGATGCTCGGCGCGACGAGATGGCACGCCCTCGTGCTCGTCACGCTGCCCGCCCTTCGGCCCGGCTTGCTCGTCGCGCTGCTCTTCGCGTTCCTCGTGTCGTGGAGCGAGTACCTGCTCACCTTGCTGATCGGCGGAGCGAGCGTCCTCACGCTGCCGGTCGTGCTGCTCGCGAGCGCGTCGGGCGGTGACACGGCCCTCACGGCGGCCCTGGCGGTCGTGTACACCGTGCCGCCCTTGGCCGCGTACGCGCTGACGGCGAAAAACGTGCGAAGCTGGCGAGCGTGA
- a CDS encoding ABC transporter ATP-binding protein: MSSLELTNVSKSFGPTSILRNVTLGVRSGERFVLLGASGSGKTTLLRIVAGLETPDAGDVRLDGASVTRVPPERRDVGLVFQRPLLFPHLSVGGNLAFGLKLRGEAKRDIDRKVAEMLDLVNLEGFQNRRPHQLSGGQESRVALARALVTSPRVLLLDEPFSALDTTLRAEMRSVVKDLQERLGTTIVLVTHDLEDALALGRRLGLLHEGRLLQVGEPRSFYDAPATLDVARYMGGANFLEGEQEGRRVRTSLGVLTANVERRGKVVVTIRPEAIRFGPGPENTVEGIVSNAEYGGTFIRHELRVGDTTLVRHAPPHETHALGERIVVHVPVVACWTVPAETTT; the protein is encoded by the coding sequence GTGAGTTCGCTGGAATTGACGAACGTCAGCAAGTCGTTCGGACCCACGTCGATTTTGAGGAACGTGACGCTCGGCGTCCGAAGCGGCGAACGCTTCGTGCTGCTCGGCGCGTCGGGAAGCGGCAAGACGACGCTGCTGAGAATCGTCGCGGGCTTGGAGACGCCCGACGCGGGCGACGTCCGCCTCGACGGAGCGAGCGTCACGCGCGTGCCACCCGAACGGCGAGACGTGGGCCTCGTCTTTCAGCGTCCCTTGCTCTTTCCGCACCTCAGCGTGGGCGGGAATCTCGCGTTCGGCCTCAAGCTGCGCGGCGAGGCGAAGCGCGACATCGACCGCAAGGTCGCCGAGATGCTCGACCTCGTCAACCTCGAAGGCTTCCAGAACCGACGTCCGCACCAACTCAGCGGCGGACAGGAAAGCCGCGTGGCGCTCGCGCGCGCCCTCGTCACGTCGCCGCGCGTCCTGCTGCTCGACGAGCCGTTCAGCGCCCTCGACACGACCTTGCGCGCCGAGATGCGAAGCGTCGTGAAAGACTTGCAAGAACGCCTCGGCACGACCATCGTCCTCGTGACGCACGACCTCGAAGACGCCCTCGCCCTCGGGCGCAGGCTCGGCCTGCTGCACGAAGGACGCCTGCTGCAAGTCGGCGAGCCGAGAAGCTTCTACGACGCGCCCGCCACGCTCGACGTCGCGCGCTACATGGGCGGCGCGAACTTCCTCGAGGGCGAACAGGAAGGGCGGCGGGTGCGAACGAGCCTCGGCGTCCTGACCGCCAACGTCGAGCGTCGCGGAAAGGTCGTCGTCACGATTCGGCCCGAAGCGATTCGCTTCGGGCCCGGCCCCGAGAACACCGTCGAGGGAATTGTCTCGAACGCCGAGTACGGCGGCACCTTCATCCGCCACGAACTGCGCGTCGGCGACACCACGCTCGTGCGGCACGCTCCGCCGCACGAAACGCACGCGCTCGGCGAGCGAATCGTCGTGCACGTGCCCGTCGTCGCGTGCTGGACGGTTCCCGCCGAAACGACGACGTGA
- a CDS encoding aminoglycoside N(3)-acetyltransferase: MSTFSGERRSIAIADVPRTRRNLAADLADLGVRAGMTVLVHSSLSALGWVAGGPVAVIQALQDVVTPSGTIVMPAYSGDLSDPAHWRNPPVPEAWWPIIREETSAYDPHLTPVRGVGRIPELFRSFPGVSRSSHPTGSLAAWGRHARFVTEHHSLEDSMGEGSPFARVYDLDGHVLLLGTDRNSSLHLAEHRAGIRERQRQGAPIIENGVRMWKEYWDLAYDDEDFPPVKAAFDRTGRVTFGQVGSAACRLMRQREVVDFAVEWFKEKSGGVEGS, from the coding sequence ATGAGCACCTTCAGCGGAGAGCGCCGCAGCATCGCCATCGCCGACGTTCCGCGAACGCGTCGCAACCTCGCCGCCGACCTCGCCGACCTCGGCGTTCGGGCGGGCATGACCGTCCTCGTCCACTCCAGCTTGAGCGCCCTGGGCTGGGTGGCCGGGGGACCCGTCGCCGTCATCCAAGCGTTGCAGGACGTCGTCACGCCGAGCGGCACGATCGTCATGCCCGCCTACTCCGGCGACCTCTCCGATCCCGCCCACTGGCGCAACCCCCCCGTGCCCGAAGCGTGGTGGCCCATCATCCGCGAGGAGACCTCGGCGTACGACCCGCACCTCACGCCCGTGCGAGGCGTCGGGCGCATCCCCGAACTCTTCCGCTCCTTTCCCGGCGTCTCGAGAAGCAGCCATCCCACCGGATCGCTCGCCGCGTGGGGACGCCACGCCCGCTTCGTCACCGAGCACCACTCGCTGGAAGACTCCATGGGCGAAGGCTCGCCGTTCGCGCGCGTGTACGACCTCGACGGGCACGTTCTGCTGCTCGGCACGGACCGCAACTCCAGCCTTCACCTCGCCGAGCACCGAGCCGGAATTCGCGAACGGCAACGGCAAGGCGCGCCGATCATCGAGAACGGCGTGCGGATGTGGAAGGAGTACTGGGATCTCGCGTACGACGACGAGGACTTCCCGCCCGTCAAGGCGGCGTTCGATCGGACGGGGCGGGTGACGTTCGGGCAGGTGGGGTCGGCGGCGTGTCGACTCATGAGGCAGCGAGAGGTGGTGGATTTCGCCGTGGAGTGGTTCAAGGAGAAGTCGGGTGGGGTGGAAGGGAGTTGA